The Urocitellus parryii isolate mUroPar1 chromosome 13, mUroPar1.hap1, whole genome shotgun sequence nucleotide sequence tcccttttccttttggaTGATTGTTAAAAGACTGCACAAAGTCCTTCATTTTGATATTACAATAGCTTATTGGAGGATTCTGTTCCTTCTCTGGAAAGCAAGAGAAGGACTTGGTTGAAGTAGTGTCTATGTCCTTGACTTTGTCAGAAGGGCTCAACCCACACTCTAGGgaacttccttcctcctctcttggTCTGGACCTCCGAAAGCTCTCTTGGCTTTTATTTATACAAATCATTTCAGTGTCATTCTTTCCAGGAACCTCAACATTTGTGACTTTGGATTCCTTCTGCTCCTGGCTGCTCCCTGCTATCATTACAGCATTACATAGAGCTTGGGATATTGACTTGTGAATCCTGCAAAAGCTCTTCGAGTTGGACAGGGACACCCCAGAATGTGAAATGTCTGTGGTGGAGAGCTCATTAGTGAGGCAATCTTGCTGGACTCCAGTGAACTGGTCTTGGTGTTGCTCCTCTGACTCACACTCCACTTTGACCTGAAAACCACTACCTATCTTTGTTTTCAGGTTTTGGTCTCCTGGATCTTGCAAAATAGATATTCTAGACCGGGAGGGGCTTTTCATGTTTCCCAGAGACCCTACATTCTTCAGATTCACATTGATGGTTTGGGAGTTTGCCATCACAGAGGCTTCCACTGTCACTTCCCATTCAGATGATTTCTTCTTCTCCAACTCTGTCTCCTTTGTCTTTGTAGCCGTTGATGATTGGGTCCCTACTTTAATTTCTAGCATTGTCGCACCAGAACATGGGTCTCCTGAGGCCACATCTTTACTCTGTTTCAGTGTCTCATAACTGGCCATATCCAGGCTTAGACTGGGCTCCAGGCTAGCTTTCCCAATACCTCTAAGAACTGTACTCTGTTGGTTCATGTCCAGATGGCTATAGGTATCAGAAGACATGTAGGCATCTGAAGTCATATGCCTGCCACCCAGTGGGGTTCCTCGCAGGGTCTTCTGAGCTTCTGAAGGTGAGAGTGCAGGAAGGGGGTTATGTAAAgtgggaaataaattttttcttattacccTCTTTCTCTGACCTTTCTGAGGAAGTTCTTCCAGGAGACTGCCAATTTTGGCAATGGAAATGGCCCTGTAGtcactggaggctgaggaggaaaaGGCAGGCTGTGGAAGGGGTGAGGTTTGAGCCTCACCTAAGGTGTAATTAATGGGATCAAAAGCCTGGAGGGATGGACTCCACCTGCGCCTCACCCGAGACCTCATAATATCTGTTTCTAGCTTCAGGTGAGTTCCAGGGTCAAGAAAGGAAAGCTGCTGAACAGTGTTTACATAGGATTGCTGGTACTTGGAGGAGGCTTGATAGATGGGTTTTGTGTGCATGTAGGACTTTGGAAAAGCATAGTTGGCAGCAAGCCAGGATCCACGTACACACACAGGGATCATGCCCTCCTTTATCTGCACTGACTTTCTGCCCAGATGGTCTTGCAGGactttttccaaaattttcttgTCTAGGCCTGTAGATAAGTCACTTTCTGGAATACCCTTCCTGTTCCTCCTCAAGTAACTTTCTGAAACCTCCATATTGTCATTCTGAATCTTCCCCAAGGTGCTTCCTGAGCTCCAGGATATATCTACTGACTGCTTCTGTAGTTCTGGTTCTAGATCCTTGTTTGGGAAATCTAGTTTGAATGTTACAGAGCCCATTGTAGAGAGTCTTTCAGTGTGCTTAGTCTCCATCTTCTTCAAATCATGACCAGCAAGTGTTGACTGGCTGGGCTGCTCCATCTTCTGCAGATCATTATCAGTAAGTGCTGACTGGCTTGACTGTGAGGGGCCAGATTCATCATTTTTGTGGCATTGACTCTTCCCTGTATATTGATCCTGAGGATCTATCTGTTCCTGAGATGTGAGAAATGTACAGTGAGGGCCTAGCTGTGGTTGATCACTGATTATCTTTTCTTGAATATGCTGCTCGAGTCTGTTCTCTAGCTCCTGGCTGGCAGAATCCTCAGCAGCTATTGAGACAGAGTTGGAAATTTGGGAAGCCCATCTTCCCTGCAGAAGGTTGAGAGCTGGCTGGTAAAGGTCTTCCAGAGTCTTTTGGATCTCAGAGAATACGACCTTCCTTTGGTTCTGCAAGGGACATTCTGAATGTTGTTCTTCAGTTGGGAAGAAAGTCTGTTCCTTCTTTTCAGATTTAGAACAAGTTGTTGTGCCAGGCTTAATCTGGGATGAAGAATGTGGTAGGTTTGAAAAAGTGTATGAAGTGCTAAACAGGGTCTGACCCTGAGCCACAGATGGGGACAAGTTTTGTGCCAAAAGTTGGGATTGGGCCTCCTCCTGGGAAAAGAGCTCCTCCTGAGAAATCTGTGCAGTTTCTTCATCCTGATGTTGAACTGAGAGAGATTCTGAGACTATGTTGAATGCTACATGTTTACATTGTGCAGTAGAGGACCTCTTAGAGACCCAGGCAGTAGCCACCAGGGACTCACTGTGCAGAGAGGGCAGGCCCCAGAACAGCTGGCTGTATTTTTTCTCTAAAGTACTCCCCAAGTCCTTGTGGTA carries:
- the LOC144249966 gene encoding spermatogenesis-associated protein 31E1-like, producing MEEPSNAIRHVKVKKVLYKSRRKRGPPKALGNHLKNLKEIQNQHLKDPSTIIPPSASLAPLTKDTLPLDSSLLEEHEDYSALKRISLDIVPQSSLHVKVKKVLYKCRKKSGTLKGLGNRRMNLMEIQNLILLLQSLLGKLWDKDSSPLLVNEDVAGEVFIQEPAGVQELPHQHLEDPSNIIPPLGSLAPLTKHTLPWASSLSEEHEDKSDLNRNTLDIVPQSSLVGHSYWASLITAISGLDCISDSILFLSWWWATAKLLFFSTWVYGKSKQEHIFHHPSDPTISVDPTRWQVESGGLSFINSDVQTLLEIPITKRAELKVWKENIKNGSSFKQMSPDYTMYSLGNMLELMGSKRDTTAQTFGNTKDKPEQLHDSQDFSYHKDLGSTLEKKYSQLFWGLPSLHSESLVATAWVSKRSSTAQCKHVAFNIVSESLSVQHQDEETAQISQEELFSQEEAQSQLLAQNLSPSVAQGQTLFSTSYTFSNLPHSSSQIKPGTTTCSKSEKKEQTFFPTEEQHSECPLQNQRKVVFSEIQKTLEDLYQPALNLLQGRWASQISNSVSIAAEDSASQELENRLEQHIQEKIISDQPQLGPHCTFLTSQEQIDPQDQYTGKSQCHKNDESGPSQSSQSALTDNDLQKMEQPSQSTLAGHDLKKMETKHTERLSTMGSVTFKLDFPNKDLEPELQKQSVDISWSSGSTLGKIQNDNMEVSESYLRRNRKGIPESDLSTGLDKKILEKVLQDHLGRKSVQIKEGMIPVCVRGSWLAANYAFPKSYMHTKPIYQASSKYQQSYVNTVQQLSFLDPGTHLKLETDIMRSRVRRRWSPSLQAFDPINYTLGEAQTSPLPQPAFSSSASSDYRAISIAKIGSLLEELPQKGQRKRVIRKNLFPTLHNPLPALSPSEAQKTLRGTPLGGRHMTSDAYMSSDTYSHLDMNQQSTVLRGIGKASLEPSLSLDMASYETLKQSKDVASGDPCSGATMLEIKVGTQSSTATKTKETELEKKKSSEWEVTVEASVMANSQTINVNLKNVGSLGNMKSPSRSRISILQDPGDQNLKTKIGSGFQVKVECESEEQHQDQFTGVQQDCLTNELSTTDISHSGVSLSNSKSFCRIHKSISQALCNAVMIAGSSQEQKESKVTNVEVPGKNDTEMICINKSQESFRRSRPREEEGSSLECGLSPSDKVKDIDTTSTKSFSCFPEKEQNPPISYCNIKMKDFVQSFNNHPKGKGKENSLNKFNLLSATTHTQKSATSQISKDIRVLEPQALMRVVGQTLMDKLILQRRSIPTEIYGHKEEPQMLLGRQSCQPKGSSYPERRQMFIDIAYGPQAKPKDHSPKNKWTEDNNWTCKPRNVEPPATPFQLRPIGLFEKKNQHVLRMLAAYITSNLMLVLRNVTSLDTVT